In Streptomyces sp. SN-593, a single genomic region encodes these proteins:
- the glgX gene encoding glycogen debranching protein GlgX has translation MSGAPAEAPGPRTDAADPAGTEGGSEERARPLPLGGAPGTVTVWPGSPQPLGARFHTGPDGTPGTNFALWAGGAESVEVCLFADDGTETRAPLTELTHEVWHGFVPGVRPGQRYGLRVGGRWDPWTGARWNPAKLLLDPYARAVDGAFTMVPEVYGHARDWPEQDVADTVRDNRDSAPYVPKGVVVEDDDDWRDDRRPKTPWSDTVIYELHVRGFTRRHPGVPPELRGTYAGLAHPAAIAHLTRLGVTAVELLPVHQFADEEHLLRRGLTNYWGYNSIGYFAPHAGYSASGSRGGQVGEFKRMVRALHAAGIEVILDVVYNHTAEGGQGGPTLSLRGIDNRGYYRLGPDPRGYTDYTGCGNTLDVVRPHVLRLITDSLRYWVTEMGVDGFRFDLAAALARSLHDVDMLSPFLAVIAQDPVLRRVKLIAEPWDVGAGGYQVGAFPPLWTEWNDRFRDTVRDFWRGATTDVRDLGYRLSGSSDLYDWGGRRPYASVNYVTAHDGFTLRDLVSYDGKHNAANGEDGRDGTDDNRSWNCGAEGDTDDPDVLALRHRQVRNLLATLLLSTGVPMLVAGDEMGRTQQGNNNAYCQDNGTGWVDWSLRDDPSWAALLDLTARLVALRRSHPVLRRGGFFSGLSLAPEGLPDVTWFGPDGREMGERDWFTPSATLGMLLSGQDIAQRDARGEPVVDDSFLLVVHAGHLPVEFTLPGPPWASGYEAVLDTAVDGAAPDGGPDSGPDSGADGWAGPGADGGPGQPLPQGRPVTVAARSVRLLRVRPAVD, from the coding sequence ATATCCGGGGCCCCGGCGGAGGCGCCGGGGCCCCGTACGGACGCGGCGGACCCCGCCGGCACGGAGGGCGGCAGCGAGGAGCGCGCGCGACCGCTCCCCCTGGGCGGCGCGCCGGGGACCGTCACCGTCTGGCCCGGCTCGCCGCAGCCCCTCGGCGCCCGCTTCCACACCGGTCCGGACGGCACGCCCGGCACCAACTTCGCGCTGTGGGCGGGCGGCGCGGAGTCCGTCGAGGTGTGCCTGTTCGCCGACGACGGCACCGAGACCCGCGCCCCGCTGACCGAGCTGACCCACGAGGTGTGGCACGGCTTCGTGCCCGGGGTGCGCCCGGGCCAGCGCTACGGCCTGCGGGTCGGCGGCCGCTGGGACCCGTGGACCGGCGCCCGCTGGAACCCGGCGAAACTGCTGCTGGACCCGTACGCACGGGCGGTGGACGGCGCGTTCACCATGGTCCCGGAGGTGTACGGCCACGCGCGCGACTGGCCCGAGCAGGACGTCGCCGACACCGTCCGCGACAACCGCGACTCCGCGCCGTACGTCCCCAAGGGCGTGGTGGTCGAGGACGACGACGACTGGCGGGACGACCGCCGCCCCAAGACGCCCTGGTCGGACACGGTCATCTACGAGCTGCACGTCCGCGGGTTCACCCGGCGGCACCCCGGTGTCCCGCCGGAACTGCGCGGCACCTACGCGGGACTGGCCCACCCCGCCGCGATCGCGCATCTGACCCGGCTGGGCGTCACCGCGGTGGAACTGCTGCCGGTGCACCAGTTCGCCGACGAGGAACACCTGCTGCGCCGGGGCCTGACCAACTACTGGGGCTACAACTCGATCGGCTACTTCGCGCCGCACGCCGGCTACAGCGCCAGCGGCAGCCGGGGCGGCCAGGTCGGGGAGTTCAAGCGGATGGTGCGCGCGCTGCACGCGGCGGGCATCGAGGTGATCCTCGACGTGGTCTACAACCACACCGCGGAGGGCGGCCAGGGCGGCCCGACCCTGTCGCTGCGCGGCATCGACAACCGCGGCTACTACCGGCTCGGCCCCGACCCGCGCGGCTACACCGACTACACCGGCTGCGGCAACACCCTCGACGTGGTGCGCCCGCACGTGCTGCGGCTGATCACCGACAGCCTGCGCTACTGGGTCACCGAGATGGGCGTGGACGGCTTCCGCTTCGACCTCGCCGCCGCGCTGGCCCGCTCGCTGCACGACGTGGACATGCTCTCGCCGTTCCTCGCGGTGATCGCCCAGGACCCGGTGCTGCGCCGGGTGAAGCTGATCGCCGAGCCGTGGGACGTCGGGGCCGGCGGCTACCAGGTGGGCGCCTTCCCGCCGCTGTGGACGGAGTGGAACGACCGCTTCCGCGACACCGTACGGGACTTCTGGCGCGGCGCGACCACCGACGTGCGCGACCTCGGCTACCGCCTGTCCGGGTCGAGCGACCTGTACGACTGGGGCGGCCGGCGGCCGTACGCGTCGGTCAACTACGTGACCGCGCACGACGGTTTCACCCTGCGCGACCTGGTCAGCTACGACGGCAAGCACAACGCGGCCAACGGCGAGGACGGCCGGGACGGCACCGACGACAACCGTTCCTGGAACTGCGGCGCCGAGGGCGACACCGACGACCCGGACGTCCTCGCGCTGCGCCACCGCCAGGTGCGCAACCTGCTGGCCACGCTGCTGCTGTCCACCGGGGTGCCGATGCTGGTGGCCGGCGACGAGATGGGCCGCACCCAGCAGGGCAACAACAACGCCTACTGCCAGGACAACGGGACCGGCTGGGTGGACTGGTCGCTGCGCGACGACCCGTCCTGGGCGGCGCTGCTCGACCTGACCGCGCGGCTGGTCGCGCTGCGCCGCTCGCACCCGGTGCTGCGCCGCGGCGGCTTCTTCTCCGGCCTGTCGCTGGCTCCGGAAGGGCTGCCGGACGTGACGTGGTTCGGGCCGGACGGGCGGGAGATGGGCGAGCGTGACTGGTTCACGCCGTCCGCGACGCTGGGGATGCTGCTGTCCGGACAGGACATCGCGCAGCGGGACGCGCGCGGCGAGCCGGTGGTGGACGACAGCTTCCTGCTGGTCGTGCACGCCGGCCACCTTCCGGTGGAGTTCACGCTGCCGGGGCCGCCCTGGGCGTCGGGGTACGAGGCGGTGCTCGACACGGCGGTGGACGGGGCCGCACCGGACGGCGGACCGGATTCCGGACCGGATTCCGGGGCGGACGGCTGGGCGGGGCCCGGCGCGGACGGCGGGCCCGGACAACCGCTGCCGCAGGGGCGGCCGGTGACGGTCGCGGCGCGCTCGGTGCGGCTGCTGCGGGTACGGCCGGCGGTCGACTGA
- a CDS encoding L,D-transpeptidase, with translation MLVVTACGPDGGGSKASSGSDDGKSGGASTSAPDTTVSKAVVDIAPKDGASDVATTGALKVSASDGKLSSVTVKDDKGNPVDGSIAADGLSWAPSGHLNTSTEYTVDASAKDSAGRESDKHATFTTVVPKDTFIGFFTPEDNSTVGVGMEVYLNFNRPITDKKAVEAGLSVTASPSVPIAGHWNGNTQLFFRPQDYWAAGTKVTLKLDLDGVEGAPGVYGKQNKSVHFTVARRQVSVVDAAKHTMTVYRDNKVLKTIPISSGAPDHTTYNGKMVISEKYIKTRMNGDTVGFGGEYDIPDVPHAMRLTNSGTFIHGNYWAATSVFGHSNTSHGCVGLHDVRGAGDPDTPAAWFYNNSIIGDVVQVINSKDKTVQWYNGLNGWNLPWSEWTA, from the coding sequence ATGCTCGTCGTGACCGCGTGCGGTCCGGACGGCGGCGGCAGCAAGGCGAGTTCCGGCAGCGACGACGGCAAGAGCGGGGGCGCCTCGACCAGCGCACCCGACACGACCGTCTCGAAGGCGGTCGTGGACATCGCGCCCAAGGACGGGGCGAGCGACGTCGCGACCACCGGCGCGCTCAAGGTGTCGGCGTCGGACGGCAAGCTGTCCTCGGTGACCGTGAAGGACGACAAGGGCAACCCGGTGGACGGCAGCATCGCCGCCGACGGGCTGTCCTGGGCGCCGAGCGGCCATCTGAACACCTCCACCGAGTACACGGTGGACGCCTCCGCGAAGGACTCCGCGGGCCGCGAGTCCGACAAGCACGCGACCTTCACCACGGTCGTGCCCAAGGACACCTTCATCGGCTTCTTCACCCCCGAGGACAACTCCACGGTGGGCGTCGGCATGGAGGTCTACCTCAACTTCAACCGGCCGATCACCGACAAGAAGGCCGTCGAGGCCGGGCTGAGCGTCACCGCGTCGCCGTCCGTGCCGATCGCCGGCCACTGGAACGGCAACACCCAGCTCTTCTTCCGCCCGCAGGACTACTGGGCGGCCGGCACCAAGGTCACCCTCAAGCTGGACCTCGACGGGGTCGAGGGCGCGCCGGGGGTGTACGGCAAGCAGAACAAGTCGGTGCACTTCACGGTGGCCCGCCGCCAGGTCAGCGTGGTGGACGCGGCCAAGCACACGATGACCGTCTACCGCGACAACAAGGTGCTCAAGACCATTCCGATCTCCTCCGGCGCTCCGGACCACACCACCTACAACGGCAAGATGGTGATCTCGGAGAAGTACATCAAGACCCGGATGAACGGCGACACGGTCGGCTTCGGCGGGGAGTACGACATCCCGGACGTGCCGCACGCGATGCGGCTGACCAACTCCGGCACCTTCATCCACGGCAACTACTGGGCCGCGACCTCCGTCTTCGGCCACAGCAACACCAGCCACGGCTGCGTGGGCCTGCACGACGTGCGCGGCGCGGGCGACCCGGACACGCCGGCCGCATGGTTCTACAACAACTCGATCATCGGGGACGTGGTCCAGGTGATCAACTCCAAGGACAAGACGGTCCAGTGGTACAACGGCCTCAACGGCTGGAACCTGCCCTGGAGCGAGTGGACGGCCTGA
- a CDS encoding ATP-binding protein, with amino-acid sequence MAGRGGAEQSRQAAHAVGAAPLLAPEPPADGPARLPAEVPAAADGPAEPDDPDDTAAAAARALELLGDPSVKEVRLSSRPESAATARRLALSAVRKWGLPHLADTMELLVSELVGNAVRHTGAQMFGLRMQRRRGWLRVEVRDPSRALPCLMPVREMDTSGRGLWLVDKLSDRWGVDLQPRGKTTWFELRVMDRI; translated from the coding sequence ATGGCGGGACGGGGCGGTGCGGAGCAGTCACGGCAGGCGGCTCACGCGGTCGGTGCGGCACCGCTGTTGGCCCCGGAACCGCCCGCGGACGGGCCCGCACGGCTGCCCGCGGAGGTGCCCGCGGCGGCGGACGGCCCGGCGGAGCCCGACGATCCCGACGACACGGCCGCCGCGGCCGCCCGGGCGCTGGAGCTGCTGGGCGACCCCTCGGTCAAGGAGGTCCGCCTCAGCTCACGCCCGGAGTCGGCCGCCACCGCCCGCCGGCTGGCCCTCTCGGCGGTGCGGAAGTGGGGCCTGCCGCACCTGGCCGACACCATGGAACTGCTCGTCTCGGAACTGGTCGGCAACGCGGTGCGGCACACCGGTGCGCAGATGTTCGGGCTGCGGATGCAGCGCCGGCGCGGGTGGCTGCGGGTCGAGGTCCGGGACCCGTCACGGGCGCTGCCGTGTCTGATGCCGGTGCGCGAGATGGACACCAGCGGGCGCGGACTGTGGCTGGTCGACAAGCTCTCCGACCGGTGGGGGGTCGATCTC
- a CDS encoding enoyl-CoA hydratase/isomerase family protein, with protein MTDTPVTLEVEDGVGTIRLDRPPMNALDAAMQDLLKELAEQAAARADVRAVVVWGGPEVFAAGADIKEMRAMAYQDMVDRSRGLQDAFTAVARIPKPVVAAVNGYALGGGCELALCADIRIAAEDARLGQPEILLGLIPGAGGTQRLARLVGPSRAKDLIFTGRMVEAADALAIGLVDRVVPADEVHAQALQWARRLARGPAYALRAAKEAVDGGLDTDLTSGLTLERNLFAGLFATEDREIGMRSFIENGPGKAEFS; from the coding sequence ATGACTGATACCCCGGTGACCCTTGAGGTCGAAGACGGCGTCGGCACCATCCGGCTGGACCGGCCTCCGATGAACGCGCTGGACGCGGCGATGCAGGACCTGCTCAAGGAGCTGGCCGAGCAGGCGGCCGCGCGGGCGGACGTGCGGGCCGTGGTGGTGTGGGGCGGCCCCGAGGTGTTCGCGGCGGGTGCGGACATCAAGGAGATGCGGGCGATGGCCTACCAGGACATGGTGGACCGCTCGCGCGGGTTGCAGGACGCCTTCACCGCGGTGGCCCGCATCCCGAAGCCGGTGGTCGCGGCCGTCAACGGCTACGCGCTGGGCGGCGGCTGCGAGCTGGCGCTGTGCGCGGACATCCGGATCGCCGCGGAGGACGCCCGGCTGGGCCAGCCGGAGATCCTGCTCGGCCTGATCCCCGGTGCCGGCGGCACCCAGCGGCTGGCCCGGCTGGTCGGCCCGTCCCGCGCCAAGGACCTGATCTTCACCGGCCGGATGGTCGAGGCGGCGGACGCGCTGGCCATCGGCCTGGTCGACCGGGTGGTGCCGGCCGACGAGGTCCACGCGCAGGCGCTCCAGTGGGCGCGGCGGCTGGCCCGCGGCCCGGCGTACGCGCTGCGGGCCGCGAAGGAGGCCGTGGACGGCGGCCTCGACACCGACCTGACCAGCGGCCTCACCCTCGAACGCAACCTGTTCGCCGGGCTGTTCGCGACCGAGGACCGGGAGATCGGCATGCGCAGCTTCATCGAGAACGGCCCGGGCAAGGCGGAGTTCTCCTGA